A window of the Thiomicrospira microaerophila genome harbors these coding sequences:
- a CDS encoding FxsA family protein, with the protein MFKILFLLFIVVPLLELYVLIEVGSAIGALPTILLTIATAALGGLMMKYQGIQVVQQAQLSLAKGEHPQQQVMEGMLIFIGGVALLLPGLVTDFIGLLLLLPPVRVYLAKRWLARAMRQPSASSHYVHAEWTVRDEESGRIEYHQVSRRRSDANSEQSGRIIEGEVLDDKKN; encoded by the coding sequence ATGTTTAAAATTTTATTTTTATTGTTTATTGTTGTTCCATTGCTTGAGCTTTATGTATTAATAGAAGTCGGTTCTGCTATTGGTGCCTTGCCTACCATTTTGTTAACGATTGCAACAGCGGCACTCGGTGGTTTAATGATGAAGTATCAAGGGATACAGGTGGTTCAGCAAGCCCAACTGAGTTTAGCAAAAGGTGAGCATCCGCAGCAGCAAGTGATGGAAGGCATGCTGATTTTTATTGGAGGCGTTGCGTTGCTGTTACCAGGCCTGGTTACTGATTTTATTGGTCTATTACTTTTGCTTCCTCCTGTGCGTGTATATTTGGCGAAACGATGGTTGGCTCGTGCAATGCGTCAACCATCGGCTTCGAGTCACTATGTTCATGCAGAGTGGACGGTTCGAGATGAAGAATCCGGACGGATTGAGTATCATCAGGTTTCACGTCGTCGTTCTGATGCTAATTCTGAGCAATCAGGTCGTATTATTGAGGGCGAAGTGTTAGATGATAAGAAAAATTAA
- a CDS encoding molybdopterin molybdotransferase MoeA yields the protein MKHQAIEFAQAREKLLNHAKLIPNSRRVKLDRALGGVLAQDVISQYAIPPQNNSAMDGYALSVADLTGSPPYRVAVSQRIAAGQVGTALVPKTAAQIFTGAPMPEGADTVVIQEEVRRVGDWIEFNAAPSQGQHIRLRGSDIAPKSLLLTVGRKLRPQDIALLASAGVAEVDIYQTLNVALLNTGNELVEPGSPLPVGGIYNSNKYLIKSQVQALGFNCLLFEPVEDSLQATLNALQQAAEQADVIITTGGVSVGGEDHLRAAIEQLGELQAWQVKMKPGKPFAIGKVTTKQTPVLALPGNPVAALINFALFARPFLLLCQGVEDECYLPLWTQADFDWFKPSTRMEVLRARLEPGYQSNRAVQLYAQQSASSLLAFNWANGLVILPPEKTVKKGDWVEFVPLASLNMF from the coding sequence ATGAAGCATCAAGCGATTGAGTTTGCACAAGCGCGAGAAAAATTGTTAAACCATGCTAAATTAATTCCTAATTCTCGACGCGTGAAATTAGATCGAGCCTTAGGGGGTGTTCTTGCGCAGGATGTGATTAGCCAATATGCGATACCGCCGCAAAATAATAGTGCGATGGATGGTTATGCTTTGTCAGTTGCGGATTTAACCGGTAGCCCGCCATATCGTGTTGCGGTCAGTCAACGCATTGCGGCAGGTCAGGTTGGTACAGCCTTAGTTCCGAAGACTGCGGCACAGATTTTTACCGGTGCACCGATGCCTGAAGGTGCTGATACGGTTGTCATACAAGAGGAGGTTAGGCGTGTTGGGGATTGGATTGAATTTAATGCCGCGCCATCTCAGGGTCAGCACATTCGTTTAAGGGGCAGTGATATTGCACCTAAAAGCTTACTGTTAACGGTGGGGAGAAAACTTAGGCCGCAAGATATTGCGCTTTTGGCATCTGCTGGTGTCGCTGAAGTGGATATTTATCAAACATTAAATGTTGCGCTGCTTAATACGGGTAATGAGCTGGTTGAACCTGGATCTCCCTTACCCGTTGGTGGTATTTACAATTCCAACAAATACCTCATCAAATCACAAGTTCAAGCACTCGGCTTCAACTGTTTGTTGTTTGAACCGGTTGAAGATAGCTTACAAGCAACGTTAAATGCTTTACAACAGGCTGCCGAGCAGGCAGATGTGATTATAACCACAGGAGGGGTTTCGGTTGGTGGTGAGGATCATTTACGTGCAGCGATTGAGCAATTAGGCGAGTTGCAGGCCTGGCAGGTAAAAATGAAACCGGGCAAACCTTTTGCGATCGGTAAAGTGACGACAAAACAAACTCCTGTATTGGCATTGCCAGGCAATCCGGTCGCGGCATTAATTAATTTTGCGTTGTTTGCGCGGCCTTTTTTATTGCTATGTCAAGGGGTGGAAGACGAATGTTATTTGCCATTATGGACGCAAGCCGATTTTGATTGGTTTAAACCCAGTACGAGAATGGAGGTGTTGCGTGCAAGGCTAGAACCGGGTTATCAGAGTAATCGTGCGGTGCAACTTTATGCACAACAAAGCGCCAGCTCATTGTTAGCATTTAACTGGGCAAACGGTTTGGTAATCTTACCACCGGAGAAAACCGTCAAAAAAGGGGATTGGGTTGAGTTTGTTCCGTTGGCATCATTGAATATGTTTTAG
- a CDS encoding response regulator: MAKKINLLLAENHDLVRESLKLLIEADSNFKVVAEAEDGIVCMEQVRAKDPDIVVLGLAMPKLNGLNTISQLKRRHPNTKIFVLTAAETPTVWQEALELGAHGIATKRINKKELIAGLSKVFEGDRFISEEIKPHVVNLLDADANIKKKRNMRKLSVREKQVTKLIAEGYKTKDIAEMLEISDRTVSKHRENLMTKLGATSPAEITHYATDSGLTKVKLLEIE; encoded by the coding sequence ATGGCAAAAAAAATAAACTTACTTCTCGCTGAAAATCACGACCTGGTCAGAGAGTCATTGAAACTTCTTATCGAGGCTGATTCTAACTTTAAAGTGGTAGCTGAAGCTGAGGACGGGATTGTCTGTATGGAGCAGGTTCGCGCTAAGGATCCTGATATTGTTGTACTTGGCCTAGCGATGCCTAAACTGAATGGACTCAATACGATCTCTCAGCTTAAACGACGTCACCCCAATACCAAAATATTTGTATTAACCGCTGCTGAAACACCGACTGTATGGCAGGAAGCACTTGAATTGGGTGCGCACGGCATTGCCACCAAGCGCATCAATAAAAAAGAGTTAATTGCCGGTCTAAGTAAAGTCTTCGAAGGCGACCGATTTATTTCTGAAGAAATTAAGCCACATGTGGTTAACCTTTTAGATGCTGACGCAAACATTAAGAAAAAACGCAATATGCGTAAACTTTCTGTGCGAGAAAAACAAGTGACTAAATTGATTGCAGAAGGTTACAAAACTAAAGATATAGCCGAAATGCTAGAAATCAGTGATCGTACGGTATCAAAGCATCGTGAAAACTTAATGACAAAGCTGGGGGCGACCTCACCTGCAGAAATTACTCACTACGCTACAGATTCTGGCTTAACCAAAGTCAAATTACTTGAAATTGAGTAA
- a CDS encoding thioredoxin family protein, giving the protein MSGSACGTSSSGSVVRGNRPLRMLAVFIATLVIVAHFLGQINLLSDWIFWIVLFMTANAIQASFSGFCPMFKNPRGECIACGVACDKPAETKKDGACCTNDQACCSDTSAGCCEPKKTGCCDETSSKQGCCDASKSNATELNITTKADHHHILVLGTGCANCTNTYQQVEKVTAELGLNATLEKVEDIAEIAKYGIMATPGVVINGQVVHSGGVPSAKMIKSWFNY; this is encoded by the coding sequence ATGTCAGGTTCAGCATGTGGTACGTCGAGTTCAGGATCGGTGGTGCGGGGCAACCGTCCTCTAAGAATGTTGGCAGTTTTTATTGCAACACTAGTGATTGTCGCGCATTTTTTAGGGCAGATTAATTTGCTGTCAGATTGGATTTTCTGGATTGTGTTGTTTATGACGGCGAATGCGATCCAAGCCAGTTTTAGTGGTTTTTGTCCGATGTTTAAAAATCCACGTGGTGAGTGTATTGCCTGTGGCGTGGCCTGTGATAAACCGGCAGAAACCAAAAAAGATGGAGCCTGTTGTACTAATGATCAGGCGTGTTGTTCAGATACGTCAGCCGGTTGTTGTGAGCCCAAAAAGACGGGCTGTTGTGATGAAACCTCGTCTAAGCAGGGTTGTTGCGACGCAAGCAAGTCTAATGCAACGGAGCTGAATATCACCACCAAGGCTGACCACCATCATATTTTAGTGCTCGGCACCGGCTGCGCTAACTGTACCAATACCTATCAACAGGTTGAAAAAGTGACGGCTGAGTTAGGCTTGAATGCGACTTTGGAAAAGGTTGAAGACATTGCTGAAATCGCAAAATACGGCATTATGGCGACACCCGGTGTCGTGATTAATGGTCAGGTGGTGCATTCCGGTGGTGTGCCGAGCGCCAAGATGATTAAAAGCTGGTTTAATTATTAA
- a CDS encoding class I SAM-dependent methyltransferase, translating to MANWTAGYAADVDYTFGYFKELNPLTIKLALIDAGIQPPEVQAACELGFGQGISVNIHAAGSSTKWVGTDFSPSQAGFAQDLAKASENQAQLYDQAFAEFAQRDDLPDFDFIALHGIWSWVSDENRKILVDFIARKLKVGGALFISYNGPAGWANMLPIRHLLNQHAEHMASQGSNSVEKVQNAFEFAEQLLAINPGYLQANPQARKSFDIVKNQDPVYLAHEYFSADWKPMAFSDMAKWLSPTKCDYACSAHSLDEVNAINLTQAEEDLINQQTNPIFRETVRDLCMNQQFRRDIWVKGPRPLDRFEQMEQLIKLRLVMTQVRNEVDLNVNGMLGPLKLKAETYNPILDFFADYQVKTFGELQSAMQTQGIPFEKVMQAVMILTGKNALAVAQETTQIDQARHKTDKLNRFILMKARGNDAIMTLASPVTGGGIELQGYEMLFMLAIQFGHDSAERIAPFVWGLLKQRGIKLLRDGKWLETDEDNLAELKNQLDYFLGEPLKLYRALGVI from the coding sequence ATGGCAAATTGGACAGCAGGTTATGCCGCAGATGTAGATTATACTTTTGGCTATTTTAAAGAGCTCAATCCCTTAACCATTAAACTGGCACTGATTGATGCCGGTATTCAACCGCCAGAAGTTCAAGCGGCCTGTGAGTTAGGGTTTGGGCAAGGCATTAGCGTCAATATTCATGCCGCCGGCTCTTCAACCAAATGGGTTGGTACCGATTTTAGTCCAAGCCAAGCCGGGTTTGCCCAAGATTTAGCCAAGGCATCCGAAAACCAAGCCCAACTCTATGACCAAGCCTTTGCTGAGTTTGCCCAGCGTGACGATTTACCCGATTTTGATTTTATTGCGTTACATGGAATCTGGAGCTGGGTTTCAGACGAAAACCGTAAGATTCTAGTCGATTTTATTGCCCGTAAACTCAAGGTCGGCGGCGCACTGTTTATCAGTTACAACGGCCCCGCAGGTTGGGCCAATATGTTACCTATTCGTCACCTGCTCAACCAGCACGCTGAACACATGGCTTCACAAGGGAGCAACTCCGTCGAAAAAGTTCAAAATGCGTTTGAATTTGCAGAACAACTACTTGCGATTAATCCCGGCTACTTGCAAGCCAATCCCCAAGCCAGAAAATCATTTGATATTGTCAAAAATCAAGACCCGGTTTACCTTGCACATGAGTACTTTAGTGCTGATTGGAAACCTATGGCGTTTTCAGATATGGCGAAATGGCTGTCCCCTACCAAATGTGACTATGCCTGCTCTGCTCATAGCCTCGATGAAGTCAATGCGATTAACCTGACCCAAGCCGAAGAAGACCTGATTAACCAGCAAACCAATCCGATTTTCCGTGAAACGGTGCGGGACTTATGTATGAACCAACAGTTTCGCCGTGATATTTGGGTAAAGGGTCCCAGACCGCTGGACCGATTTGAACAGATGGAACAGCTTATAAAGCTTCGCTTGGTGATGACACAGGTACGAAATGAAGTGGATTTAAATGTAAACGGCATGCTCGGCCCGTTAAAACTCAAAGCAGAAACCTATAACCCAATCCTCGATTTTTTTGCCGATTACCAAGTAAAAACCTTTGGCGAACTCCAATCCGCTATGCAAACACAGGGCATTCCGTTTGAAAAGGTGATGCAAGCGGTGATGATTTTAACCGGCAAAAATGCACTGGCTGTAGCACAGGAAACAACGCAGATTGACCAGGCTCGCCACAAAACCGATAAGCTTAATCGTTTTATTCTGATGAAAGCACGCGGAAATGATGCCATTATGACACTGGCCAGCCCGGTTACCGGCGGCGGTATAGAGCTGCAAGGCTATGAAATGCTGTTTATGTTAGCGATTCAGTTCGGACATGACAGCGCTGAGCGCATTGCCCCGTTTGTATGGGGCTTGTTAAAACAACGCGGCATTAAATTATTGCGTGATGGCAAATGGCTCGAAACCGATGAAGACAACCTAGCCGAATTGAAAAATCAACTCGACTATTTCTTAGGTGAACCGCTAAAACTCTACCGCGCGCTAGGTGTGATCTAG
- a CDS encoding NTP transferase domain-containing protein has protein sequence MRINRLGSHADFRLDMVVLCGGEGKRMGGVNKGLVKWQGVPMILHIMDWIAAEFQSDFLRCLQKPIIWVVTNTQADEYQNYLKSYQDKLNIKIIPDRFSGYLGPLAGIDAVFADSQADWLQLIPCDCPQLPPGLVVKLAGFTSSTTPFQIITPWDGERVQPLFSQLHRSTWPSLVHAIEQQHLAAYRWMNQQALVEVDCSDLASGFKNINSVRTLEDKINEASSD, from the coding sequence ATGCGTATTAATCGCTTAGGCTCTCATGCCGATTTTCGGCTGGATATGGTGGTTTTGTGTGGAGGGGAAGGTAAAAGGATGGGGGGAGTCAATAAGGGGCTTGTCAAATGGCAAGGTGTGCCGATGATTCTTCATATTATGGATTGGATTGCTGCTGAATTTCAATCCGATTTTTTAAGATGCCTACAAAAACCAATTATATGGGTGGTAACCAATACACAAGCTGATGAATACCAAAACTATTTAAAATCCTACCAAGATAAACTTAATATCAAAATTATCCCTGACCGATTTAGTGGTTATTTAGGCCCCTTAGCCGGAATTGATGCGGTTTTTGCAGATAGTCAAGCGGATTGGTTACAACTTATTCCTTGTGATTGTCCCCAGCTACCGCCAGGCCTGGTAGTTAAATTGGCCGGTTTTACATCGTCAACAACACCTTTTCAGATTATCACACCCTGGGATGGTGAGAGAGTGCAACCCCTTTTTTCGCAATTACACCGTTCAACCTGGCCAAGTCTGGTGCATGCTATAGAACAACAACACTTAGCGGCATACCGTTGGATGAACCAGCAAGCTTTAGTCGAGGTGGATTGTAGTGACCTAGCTTCGGGGTTTAAAAATATTAATAGCGTTAGAACACTAGAGGACAAGATCAATGAAGCATCAAGCGATTGA
- a CDS encoding protein-disulfide reductase DsbD — protein sequence MLTQTIHFSQKWLQLMLLLLLGLFAHTTNAMMGDDLLDADDAFSLQQVIVEQDELKISWKIAKDYYLYKDRISVESNDIQLSQPIFPSSVRKNDPLFGQVDVFQKDFTIRVPYQSHVQTAELTIKYQGCSEKYGVCYPPQTKKVNISLPATPASSSLPSLGNVNSLQELNALLAASTGFDSGLLDVDAAFAFSSRQNGQGELIAEWTIADGYYLYRDKIKARIIEGQAQLGEIETPAGKQKDDPIFGSVEVYYQQAQATLAIHNVTGPVKVEIEYQGCADVGVCYPPERKTVSIDAKDFGSPSTSLAATPAVDRSQMSESDRITDTLMNANLWVVVLTFFVFGLLLSLTPCVFPMIPILSSIIVGQSAKTGQPISTRRAFIMSLVFVLAMAAAYTIAGVLAGLFGANLQATLQNPWVLASFALVFVLLALSMFGFYEIQLPSSLQSKITNISNKQQGGSLGGVAIMGFLSALIVGPCVAPPLAGALIYIGQTGDALLGGLALFAMSIGMGVPLLLLGTSAGKLLPRAGAWMNTVKAVFGVLLLAVALWLADRIMPDWLTLTAWAALLIASAIYMGALEPIGEKSNWHKLWKAMGLGMLVYGIVLIIGVAGGSRDLLQPLKVFQGGGTVAQQEAKLQFEYINSLDELNARIGKGQAVMLDFYADWCVSCHEMERFTFSDPGVQAALAGVTLLKADVTANNADHRALMRELGIVGPPAILFYNAQGVEQRGQRVVGFQNAETFKANINAALN from the coding sequence ATGCTAACTCAGACCATTCATTTTTCTCAAAAATGGCTTCAATTAATGCTCTTGCTTCTGTTGGGTTTGTTTGCCCACACAACGAATGCGATGATGGGCGATGACTTACTTGATGCTGATGATGCGTTTAGCCTTCAACAAGTCATTGTTGAGCAAGATGAACTGAAAATTTCATGGAAAATCGCCAAGGATTACTACCTTTACAAAGACAGAATATCCGTCGAATCCAATGATATTCAACTCTCGCAACCCATCTTTCCTAGCAGTGTTAGAAAAAACGACCCCTTGTTTGGTCAAGTAGATGTATTTCAAAAAGATTTTACAATCCGTGTTCCTTACCAATCCCATGTTCAAACTGCTGAATTAACCATCAAATATCAGGGTTGCTCTGAAAAATATGGTGTGTGTTATCCACCGCAAACCAAAAAAGTTAACATTAGCCTGCCTGCAACGCCTGCTTCGAGCAGCCTGCCGTCCTTGGGTAACGTCAATTCGCTACAAGAACTTAATGCGTTGCTCGCCGCATCTACCGGCTTTGATTCAGGTTTGCTGGATGTGGATGCCGCTTTTGCCTTTTCTTCAAGACAAAATGGCCAGGGTGAACTTATCGCTGAATGGACGATTGCTGACGGCTATTATCTTTATCGAGACAAAATCAAAGCACGGATTATCGAGGGCCAGGCTCAACTTGGAGAAATCGAAACCCCTGCCGGCAAACAAAAAGATGATCCAATTTTTGGCTCCGTTGAAGTGTATTACCAACAAGCACAAGCCACCCTTGCCATTCACAATGTAACAGGTCCCGTTAAGGTTGAAATAGAGTATCAAGGCTGTGCAGATGTTGGAGTATGCTACCCACCTGAGCGCAAAACGGTATCGATTGATGCCAAGGACTTCGGCAGCCCATCGACAAGTCTAGCTGCAACCCCAGCTGTTGACCGCAGCCAGATGTCGGAATCCGATCGGATTACGGATACCTTGATGAACGCAAATCTATGGGTTGTAGTATTGACCTTCTTTGTTTTTGGCTTGTTGTTATCGCTTACACCCTGTGTATTCCCGATGATTCCAATTCTCTCCAGCATTATCGTAGGGCAAAGTGCGAAAACCGGCCAACCTATTTCAACACGCCGCGCATTTATTATGTCACTCGTGTTTGTATTAGCAATGGCGGCTGCCTACACCATTGCCGGCGTGCTGGCTGGGTTGTTTGGTGCTAACCTGCAAGCAACCCTACAGAACCCTTGGGTACTAGCCAGCTTTGCTCTAGTATTTGTGCTTCTCGCTCTATCTATGTTTGGTTTTTATGAAATCCAACTACCGAGCAGTTTGCAAAGCAAAATAACCAATATCTCGAATAAACAACAAGGCGGCTCGCTGGGTGGTGTCGCAATTATGGGCTTCTTGTCGGCATTGATTGTTGGCCCTTGCGTTGCCCCACCGCTTGCAGGCGCACTGATTTATATTGGACAAACTGGCGACGCCTTGTTAGGTGGTTTAGCCTTGTTCGCAATGAGCATTGGTATGGGTGTTCCTCTGCTATTACTTGGCACCTCAGCCGGCAAATTACTTCCACGTGCAGGCGCATGGATGAACACCGTCAAAGCCGTATTTGGCGTACTTTTACTAGCCGTTGCGCTTTGGCTAGCAGATCGTATTATGCCAGACTGGTTAACCTTGACCGCTTGGGCTGCCCTACTGATCGCTTCAGCGATTTACATGGGAGCGCTGGAACCTATCGGCGAAAAATCAAATTGGCATAAACTCTGGAAAGCCATGGGGTTGGGTATGCTGGTATATGGTATCGTCTTGATTATCGGTGTAGCCGGCGGTTCACGTGATCTGCTTCAACCGCTTAAAGTCTTCCAAGGCGGTGGTACGGTGGCGCAGCAAGAGGCTAAACTGCAATTTGAGTATATCAACTCATTGGATGAGTTAAATGCTCGGATTGGCAAGGGACAAGCTGTGATGTTGGATTTTTATGCCGACTGGTGTGTAAGCTGTCATGAGATGGAACGCTTTACATTCAGTGATCCAGGGGTTCAAGCAGCCTTAGCCGGTGTCACGCTACTCAAAGCCGATGTGACGGCTAATAACGCTGATCACCGTGCATTGATGCGTGAACTTGGCATCGTTGGCCCTCCTGCCATTCTATTTTATAACGCCCAAGGCGTAGAACAGCGTGGACAGCGCGTAGTAGGTTTCCAAAATGCTGAAACCTTTAAAGCCAACATCAATGCAGCGTTAAATTAG
- a CDS encoding permease: MKLFEALGDLVAYDLLGLSPDERLGTAVQFFVMDVAQIFFLLALVIYLMGWLRAFVAPEKVREFVRGKPQWLARSLAIMLGAVTPFCSCSSVPLFIGFVEARIPMGVTFSFLIASPMINEIALVMLIYLVGWEIALMYLLAGLVVAYVGGVIMEKLKTERWVESYVWDIKMAAGQAGIKVDKSFSGRHHTAVAEVKEIFRRLWKWVLAGIAIGALFHGYVPQEWVEKHLVGDQAWWSVPAAVLMGVPLYSNAVGVIPVIEAMLLKGVPIGTALALMMSIAALSLPELIILRKVIKWPALIWFVVILAVAFMLVGWLFNFLFA, translated from the coding sequence GTGAAATTGTTTGAAGCGCTTGGGGATTTAGTGGCCTATGACCTGTTGGGGTTATCGCCTGACGAACGTCTTGGCACAGCCGTGCAGTTTTTTGTGATGGATGTGGCGCAAATTTTTTTCTTGCTGGCGCTGGTGATATATTTGATGGGCTGGTTGCGTGCGTTTGTTGCCCCAGAGAAAGTTCGGGAATTTGTGCGTGGCAAACCGCAATGGCTGGCGCGCAGTTTAGCGATTATGTTGGGGGCGGTTACGCCCTTTTGTTCCTGTTCGTCCGTGCCCTTGTTTATCGGGTTTGTGGAGGCACGTATTCCAATGGGTGTGACCTTTTCATTTTTAATCGCCAGCCCGATGATTAACGAAATCGCACTGGTGATGTTGATTTATTTAGTCGGTTGGGAAATTGCGCTGATGTATCTGTTAGCAGGCCTGGTGGTGGCGTATGTTGGCGGTGTGATTATGGAAAAACTCAAAACCGAGCGCTGGGTGGAAAGCTACGTTTGGGATATTAAGATGGCAGCCGGTCAGGCAGGTATTAAGGTGGATAAATCTTTTTCGGGGCGTCATCACACCGCCGTAGCCGAGGTTAAAGAGATTTTTAGGCGCCTGTGGAAATGGGTGTTGGCAGGGATTGCAATCGGGGCGCTGTTTCATGGTTATGTGCCACAAGAGTGGGTGGAAAAACACCTTGTCGGTGACCAGGCCTGGTGGTCGGTACCGGCTGCGGTGCTGATGGGGGTGCCTCTTTATTCTAATGCGGTAGGCGTGATTCCGGTTATCGAGGCGATGTTACTCAAAGGCGTGCCGATTGGCACGGCTTTAGCGTTGATGATGTCGATTGCGGCCTTGTCGTTACCGGAGTTAATTATCTTGCGCAAGGTTATAAAATGGCCGGCGTTAATTTGGTTTGTGGTGATTCTCGCGGTGGCCTTTATGCTGGTGGGATGGTTGTTTAATTTTTTGTTTGCTTAG